In Flavobacterium sp. N1736, the following are encoded in one genomic region:
- a CDS encoding DUF2911 domain-containing protein, with the protein MKKFSLLAITLLIAISVQAQDAVKFAPLDASPLDIAYSPNKAVKFKKTDNPSPAIKVIYSRPSVKGRVVFGDLIKFGEVWRIGANENTEIKFYKPATINGVSVPAGTYSLFAIPEKDKWTIIINKELDMWGSYAYDESKDLVRISVPVKPVSTVIETLSIAFTSKDAVTNLVIGWDKTTVEVPITIK; encoded by the coding sequence TTTTAATTGCCATTTCTGTTCAGGCACAAGATGCAGTGAAATTTGCTCCGCTTGATGCAAGTCCGCTTGATATTGCCTATTCCCCAAATAAAGCTGTCAAATTCAAAAAAACAGATAATCCATCGCCTGCAATTAAGGTAATTTATTCAAGACCTTCTGTAAAAGGACGTGTGGTTTTTGGAGACTTAATTAAGTTTGGTGAGGTTTGGAGAATTGGTGCAAATGAAAATACAGAAATAAAATTCTACAAACCTGCAACGATTAACGGGGTTTCGGTTCCGGCAGGAACGTACAGTTTGTTCGCAATTCCTGAAAAAGACAAATGGACTATCATCATCAATAAGGAGCTTGATATGTGGGGATCTTATGCTTATGATGAAAGTAAGGATCTTGTTAGAATTTCAGTTCCGGTTAAACCGGTTTCTACAGTAATTGAAACTTTATCAATTGCATTTACATCAAAAGATGCTGTTACGAATTTAGTAATTGGCTGGGACAAAACAACTGTTGAAGTTCCGATAACAATAAAATAA